Proteins encoded by one window of Homoserinimonas aerilata:
- the groL gene encoding chaperonin GroEL (60 kDa chaperone family; promotes refolding of misfolded polypeptides especially under stressful conditions; forms two stacked rings of heptamers to form a barrel-shaped 14mer; ends can be capped by GroES; misfolded proteins enter the barrel where they are refolded when GroES binds), whose product MAKIIAFNEEARRGLERGLNTLADAVKVTLGPRGRNVVLEKKWGAPTITNDGVSIAKEIELDDPYEKIGAELVKEVAKKTDDVAGDGTTTATVLAQALVREGLRNVAAGADPISLKRGIEKAVAAVTEALIAQAKPIETKEEIAATASISAGDPEIGALIAEAIDKVGNEGVVTVEESNTFGTELELTEGMRFDKGYLSAYFVTDPERQETVFEDPYVLIVNGKISNIKDLLPIVDKVIQAGKQLLIIAEDVDGEALATLVVNKIRGIFKSVAVKAPGFGDRRKAQLQDIAILTGGQVISEEVGLKLENATLDLLGRARKVVITKDETTIVEGAGDAEAIAGRVAQIRSEITNTDSDYDREKLQERLAKLAGGVAVIKAGAATEVELKERKHRIEDAVRNAKAAVEEGIVAGGGVALIQAGEVAFAGGSMTDLLGDEATGANIVRVAIDAPLKQIATNAGLEPGVVAEKVRNLPTGHGLNAATGEYVDMLAAGINDPVKVTRSALLNAASIAGLFLTTEVVVADKPEKNPAPAGDPSGGMDF is encoded by the coding sequence ATGGCAAAGATCATTGCTTTCAACGAGGAGGCCCGTCGCGGCCTCGAGCGTGGCCTCAACACGCTCGCCGACGCCGTCAAGGTGACGCTTGGCCCGCGCGGTCGCAACGTCGTCCTCGAGAAGAAGTGGGGCGCCCCCACCATCACGAACGACGGTGTCTCCATCGCCAAGGAGATCGAGCTCGACGACCCGTACGAGAAGATCGGTGCCGAGCTCGTCAAGGAGGTCGCCAAGAAGACGGATGACGTCGCCGGCGACGGAACGACCACCGCCACCGTCCTCGCCCAGGCGCTCGTTCGCGAAGGCCTGCGCAACGTCGCGGCCGGCGCCGACCCCATCAGTCTGAAGCGTGGCATCGAGAAGGCCGTCGCGGCCGTCACCGAGGCGCTCATCGCGCAGGCGAAGCCCATCGAGACCAAGGAAGAGATCGCCGCCACGGCGTCCATCTCTGCCGGTGACCCCGAGATCGGCGCGCTGATCGCCGAGGCGATCGACAAGGTCGGCAACGAGGGTGTCGTCACGGTCGAGGAGTCGAACACGTTCGGCACCGAGCTCGAGCTGACCGAGGGCATGCGCTTCGACAAGGGTTACCTGTCGGCGTACTTCGTCACCGACCCGGAGCGCCAGGAGACGGTCTTCGAAGACCCCTACGTGCTCATCGTCAACGGCAAGATCTCGAACATCAAGGATCTGCTGCCGATCGTCGACAAGGTCATCCAGGCCGGCAAGCAGCTGCTGATCATCGCCGAGGATGTCGACGGCGAGGCTCTGGCCACGCTGGTCGTCAACAAGATCCGCGGCATCTTCAAGTCGGTCGCCGTCAAGGCTCCCGGCTTCGGTGACCGCCGCAAGGCGCAGTTGCAGGACATCGCCATCCTCACCGGTGGTCAGGTCATCAGCGAGGAGGTCGGTCTCAAGCTCGAGAACGCGACCCTCGACCTGCTCGGCCGTGCCCGCAAGGTCGTCATCACGAAGGACGAGACCACGATCGTCGAGGGTGCCGGCGACGCCGAGGCCATCGCCGGTCGCGTTGCGCAGATCCGTTCGGAGATCACCAACACCGACAGCGACTACGACCGTGAGAAGCTGCAGGAGCGCCTGGCCAAGCTGGCCGGTGGCGTCGCCGTCATCAAGGCGGGTGCCGCGACCGAGGTCGAGCTGAAGGAGCGCAAGCACCGCATCGAGGACGCCGTCCGCAACGCGAAGGCTGCCGTCGAAGAGGGCATCGTCGCCGGTGGTGGCGTCGCGCTCATCCAGGCCGGCGAGGTCGCCTTCGCGGGCGGATCGATGACCGACCTGCTCGGCGACGAGGCGACCGGTGCGAACATCGTTCGCGTCGCGATCGACGCGCCGCTCAAGCAGATCGCCACCAACGCGGGCCTCGAGCCCGGTGTTGTTGCCGAGAAGGTGCGCAACCTGCCCACCGGCCACGGCCTGAACGCGGCGACGGGTGAGTACGTCGACATG